GACCAACGCTTCTTCTACTGGGGTGTTCCGCCGCTGGCGACGATGGCGAGCTACGCTCACTGGGGTTGGCTCTCGTCAGGGACTCCCGGTTTCTCTCCCTGGATCTTGGAGTGGACGCAGATCTTCGGCATGACGCTCTCCGCGTGTGTCGCGCTGCACGCATTGCTCGAGCGGTACTGGTTCTCCCGCAGCTCATCACGCGCCGCCAGTCCTTGGCCATTTCAGTTTTCGCATCTGCTCCTGGCGATGGCGATTTTTGTGGTCGGTGGACGTGTAGCCCTTGCTTTGATGGGTGATGCGATCATTTTCGGCACCAACATTCGGCCACTTATCGAAGTGTTGTCGACAGCGTCGCTCGTGATCGCCGCCGTAGCGCTCCTCTTCGCGCGAACGACCAATGTCACGCTGATTTTGTGCTACTTCGTGGGGCTGCTCGTCACCGCCGAGTTTGTCAATCAGCTCGATACGCGTGGCACACTCTTCTACTTTACATCGACCTTAGCCCTGGCCGCCTTCACGGTCGCGACGAGCTACCTTTGGAGCATCCGCGCGAAACTATACGGCTTGGCCGAGCAACTCACCTTTCGCACCGAAGCAGCGCGGCCTCTTGCCGGCAGCGATCAGGTTTCTCTGCGCGGCAGCGGTCTTGGCTGGCTGGTCGTCGCAACAAGCATGCTCAGCCTGGTGGTGATTGGGCTCTCGTTCTTCGGGCAGCTGACGTTCGAGATTTTTGAGTGGCGTGTCTCCGCCGCTCATGCGATTTTGGCGCAGGCCATCGCCATGGCGCTTCTGGCGCAAGGAACGATCCGCACAGCGCTGCAGTATGCCTCGCTCGGCATCAGCGTGCTGTTCGCGATTGCCGCCGGATTTGCCTTCTTGCCTCCCGACATTGTCGCTCCGGTGTTGCACCGAACCGTCACCGCCGCTGTCGCCATTTCCGTGATGATTCCGGTCCTGGGACTCGGGCTGGTGAAGCTCACACGGCGCGAAAACGAGTGGACGCAAGCAGCCTATCGACTCCTGCCACTCCTGGCGATGATCGCCTCGATCCTGTTTTGCGTTGTGCTTGCCATCGAGACCCAGCAATTCACCGAGACTGGCTCGTCGCAGGTGCTCTGGCCCGCAACGGTGGCTGTAGCGCTCGCGCTCTTGCTCCTGATTGTCGCCGCGATTGCTGCGGCGGTGCTTCCAGGTCGCGATCCGTTTCAGCTTTCCGAGCAAGGACGGACCGCCTACGTCTATGCCGCCGAACTGATTCTCGCGCTCCTTGTGCTCCACTTCCGCGTCTCGATGCCGTGGCTCTTTGCTGGTTGGTTCCTGCAATTTTGGCCGCTGCTCACCATCATCGTCGCCTTCATCGGGGTGGGGGCCTCGGAGTTCGCCCAGCGCTATAAGCTGCATGTCCTCGCCCAGCCGCTCCACAACACCGCCTCGCTCTTGCCACTCATCCCGATTCTCGGCATGTGGATCGTCCCCTCGGCGCTGCATGGCTCCGCCGTGCTGCTGATTGTCGCGTCGCTCTATGCGGCGCTGGCGCTGCTGCGAAGTTCGCCCCTCTTTTCCATCCTCGCGCTCCTGGCGATACAGGGGGCTTGGTGGTTTTTCCTCGGCAACTCCGAATCGCTCGTGATCTGGAAACATCCGCAGCTGTGGCTCATTCCACCGACCTTGGCGGTCCTGATTGCCACCCATTTCAGCCGGAAACGGATCAGCGTCGAGCAGCAAACCACCATTCGCTATCTGGCGGCCACTGTCCTCTACGCCTCATCGTGCGCCGATATCTTCCTGCGCGGCGTGGCGGTCGCTCCTTGGCTGCCGCTGGTGCTGGCGGGGCTTTCGATCCTCGGTGTCATGGCAGGAATTTTGCTACGAGTCCGCGCGTTCCTTTATCTCGGCACCGCCTTCTTGCTCGTCGCCATTTTCACCATGATTTGGTACGCCGCTGTCGAACTCGAGCGGACCTGGATCTGGTGGGTCGCGGGGATCGTGACCGGCATCCTGATCATCACGCTGTTTGGACTCTTCGAAAAGAAACGCAACGACCTCCTGAAGCTCGTCGATCACTTGAAGAAGTGGGACGCCTGATCGCGAGCCCCCTTCGGCGAGATTTCCAGGAACGAAAAAACCTCGGCAGCTCTGTCGTGACAAAGCTACCGAGGCATGGATGTTCTCTGGTCGGCCAAGAGTTTATCGAGCGATCGGAGCGAGCCCCAATATCGCAAACACTGGCTGCTACTTATTCCTTGATGTCGTAGCACATCAGCTTGTCTTGCTCGCGCAAGTAGAGCCGTTTGCCAGCCACCACGGGATGGGCCCAGCAAGGTTTCTTGCTCACATACTCGGGGGTAAACGAACCCTTGAGCTTGTACCCCTCGGTGGTGCATTCGATGAGCGCTACTTCGCCACTTTCGTAGCGGAAAATCAGGTTTCCATCGGCCAAGGTCACTGCGGCGGAACCTTTACCAACGCCACGCGTTTCGCCACCCCACACCACTTTGCCGGTCGACATCTCGACGCAAATCGGAAAGCCATTATTGTGGCGATGACCACAGTAGATATGTCCATCCTTCAGAATCATGCCGCCATGGTGATTCTGCAGCACGTCGGCATTCAGGAAGTACTGTTCTTCGGCTTTGATCTCCGTCCCCTCTTTTACGAGCTTCAGCAGTGCCGAGCCGGTTTGATAGCCAGTGCTGCTGAAAATGTAATCGCCGCTGGCAATCGGGGTCGGGATGTTGGCGACGTCGTTGGCCACATCGTTGTAGCTCCAGAGGAACTTTCCGGTGGCTGCTTCAATACCAACCAAACCTCGCCCGGTAAGCTGCACGTATTGCTTCACGCCAGCCGCGTTGGAAATGATGATCGACGAATAGCCGGCACCATCTTTTCCTTTCCCTTCGATGGCAGGGACCGCTGCCTGCCAGACGGTGTCACCCGTTAGTTTATGGAGGGCAACGACCATCGCCTCTTTGCCACCAGGAGTGCAGAGGACCCAGTCGCCATCGACGAGGGGGGATTCGCTGTAGCCCCAGCCCGACATCATCTTGCCACCGAACTCCGACTTGAAGTCCCGCTTCCAAACCACTTCACCCCCGTCGCGCTTCAGGCAAACAATCGCGCCACTCGAGGCAACGCAGTAGAGATGCGGGCCATCGATCGTGGGGGTGCAGCGCGAACCTTCGTAGCTGTGCTTCGGGGGCTCGCTCGTGATTTTTGAAGTCCAAACGACTTTGCCCGTTTCGGCACTCGTGCAGGTGACTCCCTGACCATCGGCAAAGTTGCCCGTCGTATAGATCATGCCATCGGCGATCGAGACGCTGGCGTAGCCATCTCCCATTCCTTCGACCGACCAGACCAAGGTCGGCGCTTTCGCACTCCAGTCCTTCAGCAGTCCTGTCTCGGACGAAATTCCGGTTCGATCAGGACCGCGCCATTGCGGCCACGAGCCAGCCGGTTCAGCAGCCACAAGCGTGGCGCTAGTTCCCATCACCATCAGCAAGGTGGCAAGTTTGCGTCGAATCGACATCGAGTTCTCACTCCAGGTCCAAGGCATAAGTCGAAAAACTAGACAATTTCCAGTGCCGAAGAGTGTAGGGGAGCGATCGCGATCGTAGCAAGCTGGAATTACCGCTGCAGGAAAAAGGGGGGAGTTACGCTAGAACCCCTCGACCGTGTCGGTTGAAGCTCCGTCGCTATCGATCGGCCGCGTAGCGACGCTGAGCGCGGCGAGATCGCTACGAATTTGCTGGTGGATCAAATATGCCGCCAGGAGGGCCAGCACACTGGCGCCGATGAACAGCCCGGAGTAGACCGGTTCGCTTTTCACCCAAAAGGCGACCATGAAGAGCCCGAGCAGCGGCACCACACCGGCTGTCAGCAGCGAGATGTTGCTGTGCTTTGCCAGGCGTGCGAGCTGTCGCTGGTCGCTAATGTCGGGCGGATGGGGCCCCAGCAGAGTGGGGTAGAAAACCCGGATCGCGAGCCAGCTGGTCGCCAAAAACGGGAGCCCCGCGCTAACGAGCCCACATGTCGTTTGCGAGAGGATGAAATGGACGTACGGCGGATACTTGCCCGATAAAAAATGAATCCCCAGAGGAAACGCAAAACCAGCGACGATCCACTCGACCGACCCGATCCAAGCGATCACATGCCCGAGCCAGAGGGCTCGTCGGCGTGCTTGGAGCGAGAACTCGTCGGAGACTGTTTGGCCAGTCGCCACCAGTTTCACAGCCGACGCCACGCGCCACGAAAAGTAGGTGCCGAGAATCAGCCCCAGCGGAAAGAAGAACGTATTGAGGATCACCGACACCCGGTCGAATGCGGGTACCAGTTCGGGATTCGGCACAATCACTGCGTGGCGATTGAAGAAGAAATTGAACGCGCCGAAGATCGCAAACGGAGGAAAATTGACGAGAATCAGCGAGATCATCGGCCGATGGCGAATGAAGCTGCGCCAGCCGCTGCCGAGTTCGTGAAGCATGTCCCAGGCACGCGGATTGAGGCACAAGAGCAGATCGCGCGCGAAGGCATTTCCGTCGGCAGGGCGGTTATTAGGATCGGCATCGAGTGCTCGCGTAAGGACCCGCTCGATGCGCTGCTTCAGCGGATCGACCGTCGTCAGATGCTCGGGGCGTTTGGGGGGCGCTTGCCGCCGAATGTTCGTCATATCTTCGAGCGTGGCTGTCCAGCCCGATTGCAAATGACTATCGCGAAACGGACGTTCGCCGTAGAGCAATTCCCACAGCATGACGGCGAGCGAATAGAGATCGCTACGTCCATCGAGTTCGGCCGGGCTGCGCTCGTGGACCGGATTGCAGGCCTCGAGCTGCTCGGGGGACATGTAGGCCAAGCTGCCGCCAAAATAGGCGGCCGGTGTCGCGCCGTCGAGCTGCGAACTAAAGCTGATATTGAAGTCGGCCAGCTTAGGGACCGCATCGGCCGAGAGTAAAACGTTGGCAGGCTTGACGTCGCGATGGAGCACTCCTTGCTTGTGGGCATAGTCGAGTGCCTGCGCGAGCTGCGAGCCGATGCGGCAAATCGTTTCGGCCCAGCTTTGCTTGCTCACGCGTCGTTTCCAGCTCGATTCTTCGCCGGTCAAGAGTCCACCGCGCGCGAGCGATTCACTCACCGCTGCGACTAGCAGCCCGCCACTGCGCGAATGATCGGGAAGTGTACGTACGCGGTCGAGCACTTCGTGGAGCGTGCCACCCGGAGCATACTGCATGTAGAGCAGACGCAGCTTTCGTTCGGCGAGCAGACGCTGATCGAACACGCGCACGATGTTGGGGTGATCGAGCTGCGCGAGGGTTTGGGGCTCGCTCCCTTTATCGGCGGAGATCTTCAGCGCCACGAGCCGCTGCATCGACAGCTGCCGCGCGAGAAACACACAGCCGAACGCACCCTTTCCAAGCTCCACGAGCAGCTCGAAATCGTCGAGCCGCTGTCCCGCGACAAACCCTTCCATCCGCCGCGCGGGAAACATCGCCGTGGTCATCGACGTCGGCTGAGCGCCGAGCAAACGTCGCAGGGCAGGGGCCGATTTGGGAAAACGTTCGTAGTATTCTCCCGCCGTCACATTCGTCTGCTGATTGCGACGAACGTGGTATTCCTCATAAATCAAATCGCAGGGGGGCTCCCCATTTTCGAGCAGTTCGGGAAAGGCCTCGGCGTAGTTTTCGAGCAGTAGCAGCGCGCCGTTCCCAGCGCGGAGTTCGAGGTCAACCTTAATCAGCTCGGTGAGGACCAGCTTGCGGAGCGTCAGTGGCTCGTTGGGCAAAAAGTCGGCGATGCTCGGAGGTCCCACCTCCCACGCTTCCACAAAACGATCGAGCCGTTGTGCAAGTTCATCCCAAGCTTGCGTGGCGGCGGTGGTGCTCATCGTCCTGTTTCCGAGTCATCGAAGTGCCAGCAAGACACAGATCGGGTGTCGAGGTTCATCTGGCCCGGGGCATTTCTCTTCGGAGCAATAAGCGCCCGAAAAGCTTTCAGCCCTCAAGTGCTGCACGCCTTAGTGTAGCGAACAGCCGACTTTACTTGCAGCAGGAAGCATAACTACATGCAAATCTAGCTATTGATCCCTCGCGAATGCTTTCCGCGGAGGTGGTTTGATTGACGGAGCTATCACCCAGCAATGCGCACCTTGCCGCTGGGTTTTGGATTAAGCCCAGTCGTCGGCGCGACCTGCCTGGCGGAGGAGCGACACGACGTAAGGTTCGGGAATGCCGAACTCGCGAGCCCCCTCCACAATGCGGCGGAGGTAGGCATCGGTCGGCGGGGCTTCTTCGACCGTGTGCTCGGGGGTCGCAAAATAAGCGACCGCCTCGAATTGCGCTCCTGCATCGTCGGTGACGAGCACCGTTTTGCGCTCGTAGCCTTGCTCGAAACCGTCGAGTTTTTGCATGGCGACAGCATCGCAGCAGTAGACAGCCCCAATTACCGTGCTGTCAGCAGGTGCCAGATTGGCATAGATGTCGATATTGTTGCGCCCAAACTTGTTGAACACCACTTGATGGCCCGCCAAATAGGCCCGCCGAGGAGCATCGGGCGTTTCGCGCGCTGGTCCCACGCGCCGCTCCATTTGCGAGCGCAGCAAATTACTACCGTAGGCAAAATACCAAACATCCATGAGCGGAATCTCGCGTTACTTCACTTCGTCGGTCCAAACTTGGAACGAAGTCAGTGTATTAACTCCAAACGTGGTGGTGAGGGCCACATCGGCTGCATCGCGCCCCCGCGCCATGAGCACCCGCCCGATCCGCGGCGTATTATTGCGCGCATCAAACGAATACCACTGACCACCAAGGTAGGCTTCAAACCAGGCGCTAAAGTCCATGGGGCTCGCCGCTGGTGGAACCCCAATATCTCCCAAATAGCCCGTGCAATAGCGGGCCGGAATATTACAGCAGCGACAGAGTGTAATGGCTAGATGCATAAAGTCGCGGCAAACTCCGACACGTTCGCGGTAGGCCTCGAGTGCCGTGCGCGTGGCGCGAGCTAATTGGTAGTCGAAACGAATATGCTTATGGGCAAAGTCACAAATCGCTTGCACTCGAGCCCAGCCTGGTGGTGTCGACGAAAAAAGATTCCAGGCAATGTTTTTCAGTTCGCTGTCGACTTCGCAGTAGCGGCTCGCTAGCAAATAGAGGAGGACTTCGCTGGGCAACTGCTCTACGGGCGCTTGCATTGCGCTGGGAACTTGCAGATCGGGAAGACCACAATCTTCGACCACCGCTTCATTGCGAAACGAGATGCGTCCCGCAGGAGCTACGATTCGACCACAGCGGTTGCCGTAGATGTCGAAGTAGGTGGAGATCGGCACATTAGGATGAACTTGAAGCTGTTCCGCTTTCTTCACGGTGGCATCGCGTGAGGGATGCATATAGAGCATCGCCACCATCGGAGCAGGTTGTGGCGATTGAAACGAGATCTCGAATCCGACACGCAGCAGCATCAAACCCCCGGCCAATGAGAAGGGAAACGTTAGGAATCCATGTCGATCGAGCGATGAGCCGGGAGAGAGGCCAATCACTGAACCCGTTCATGATAGCGCTTAGCGACCCTTCAGAGGGGATAATTCTCGGGGGAATTGCGAGGAATCGCGCGGATCGCGATAGTGGGAAGCCCTTTCCACAAGGTATTCTCACCCCCAGCGAGCCGCGTTCGAAGCCCCATTGAGCGCCACTGCGGTAGCTGGATTTTTGAGACGTAGATTTTTTGCGAGCCACTCCATGACCATCGACGACACTTCTTTGCATGCCGCTGTTCGCCAAGGGAGCACCGAGGCGCTAGCGCAGCTGATCGAGATGCGTCGGCCCCATTTGATGGCGTTTATCGAGCGGGAACTTGGCGCCGCACTTCGTCGGAAGGTGGAAGTGGACGACGTGTTTCAAGAGACTGCGGCCGAAGCGGTGCGCGCCTTGCCTGGCGCCGATCTTACGCAGCGCGAGCCCTTTTCGTGGCTCTGCCAAATCGCGGAGCGACGGATCATCGACCTGCATCGCAAATTTTTCGATGCTCAAAAACGAGATGCCGCGCGCGAAGTGCCACTCGCAGCACCCGCTGGAAGCGATTCCCACAGTGGCGGGCTGATCAACATGCTCGTCGCCAGCATGACCACCGCCAGCCAGGCCTTCTCGCGCAATGTACGAGAAGCCAAGCTGATGGACGCCATCGCCACACTTCCCGAAGAACAGCGCGAGGCGCTCCGGCTGCGCTACATCGAAAACTTACCCTCGAAAGAGATCGCGCAAAAACTTGGCAAAAGCGACGCCGCCATTCGAGTGATGCTCACCCGCAGCCTCAAAAAATTGCAAGAGATCCTCGACAAGACCCTCGAAAAATAGCCGCTTGCATTCGCTTGTTAGTGAAGCCGCCCCGTTTTACCTGACACAGATCGATAGATGGACTTGTAGGTCAGGTCCCCTCTCAGGGACCTGACGGGAGTTTATCCGGCAATTCTCTAGCCGGTTTCACTTCTCCTGCCATCAAGTTAAGACCTACGTTTCTGCTTGTTGGGTGCCATGCTCTATCGCGGGGCCTTGAGGCCACATCGCGTTCTCGGTTGGCGATCTCTTCTCCCGTCAGATTCCCTCCGGGCATCTGACCTACACAGTTGAAGCCACTTCCGGATGGGCGACTCCGCTCAGCACAGTTTTGGGGTGCCACTGGCATCTTGCCAGTGCTGAAGTTGGAACCGATGTTTTTCGCGGAATGTCCCTGAAAACAGAGTCCATTTGCACTTCTCACTGGGCAGAGCCCAGAGGCACTCTGGATGGCAGCCTGCTAATTGTTGCCTGACCTTGATCTCTAGACGAAGTAATAGTTGCTGTGCGGCCCGAAAAACGGTCAGGTACGGCGCACTAACCTACTCACTCGTTGCCTTGATCTAGGATTGGTTTATGTCGCTACTATCTGATCTACGGATGGCAGTCAGTGTCATTGTTGTCTGACTGGTCAGTTAAGTGCTTGAGGGTGAGTGTAGCGTCTACTTGGTCAGACTTCACTTTCTCAATTGCTCGCAGCCAATCATTCCAGATCGCATCATCAACCGGGCTTCCATCCGGAAAGAATGTCATACTGCCCAACAATGAACCTAGCTGACTGTAACCATATTTGGAGTACAGTTCATCTAGAAATGCAAACATGGCGAGATACCCTTGCTTCTCACTCAATTTATCGTTGCTCATTGCATTACTCTTTCCTCCTCGGGGCGATAGTCCTGATTCTGGATTGAATGCCTGAGGCATAGCCAGATGCCATGCTCTATCGCGGGGCCTTGAGGCCACATCGCGTTCTCGGTTGGCGATCTCTTCTCCCGTCAGATTCCCTACGGGCATCTGACCTAAACAGCTGAAGCCACTTCCGGATGGGCGACTCCGCTCAGCACAGTTTTGGGGTGCCACTGGCATCTTGCCAGTGCTGAAGTTGGAACCGATGTTTTTCGCGGAATGTCCCTGAAAACAGAGTCCATTTGCACTTCTCACTGGGCAGAGCCCAGAGGCACACTAGATGGCAGCATAATAAAGATCGTTAGACGAAGTCGTGCTACGTCACGTCAACCGAGACCTCGTCGACGCCGTTCCAAACATAGCCGGCCGGATTCCAGTGAATCGAGCCGTCGAGCGGCTGTGAATGGCCGAGCACATCCACGGCTCGCGACTGAATCGTCTGTTTTCCTGGCTTCAAATCGACAGCCACTTTCCAGGTGTGCCAGGCATAGGGGCTCTTGGCGTGCTCGAGCTGGGCCCGCTGCCAGGTTGCTCCCTGATCGAGCGAAACTTCGACCGCTGCGATCTTGGCCTGACCACCATTGAAGGCAATTCCCGAGATCGTCGTTGGGCCAGCCTTCAGCTGTTCACCTTCCAGCGGCGCGAAGACGAGGCTCTTGATTTTCATGTCCCAGTTCGGTTCGCTGTTCTCGATAGTCGACTCGAACTTACTGCCCGGTGTGAGCGGCACATAAGGGGTGCGATAACGGCCGACGTGATGATAGTTGTCACTCTCGCGGGCTTCGAATCGCAGGGCCGAAAGCCATTTCACGTTCATCGTGGCGTAATAGCCCGGAGTAATCAGCCGCGCAGGTCCTCCATGGGCAATCGCAAGCGATTCGCCGTTCATTTCCAGGGCAATGATCGTCCGCTCGAGCACCACT
This window of the Pirellula staleyi DSM 6068 genome carries:
- a CDS encoding PQQ-binding-like beta-propeller repeat protein, whose product is MSIRRKLATLLMVMGTSATLVAAEPAGSWPQWRGPDRTGISSETGLLKDWSAKAPTLVWSVEGMGDGYASVSIADGMIYTTGNFADGQGVTCTSAETGKVVWTSKITSEPPKHSYEGSRCTPTIDGPHLYCVASSGAIVCLKRDGGEVVWKRDFKSEFGGKMMSGWGYSESPLVDGDWVLCTPGGKEAMVVALHKLTGDTVWQAAVPAIEGKGKDGAGYSSIIISNAAGVKQYVQLTGRGLVGIEAATGKFLWSYNDVANDVANIPTPIASGDYIFSSTGYQTGSALLKLVKEGTEIKAEEQYFLNADVLQNHHGGMILKDGHIYCGHRHNNGFPICVEMSTGKVVWGGETRGVGKGSAAVTLADGNLIFRYESGEVALIECTTEGYKLKGSFTPEYVSKKPCWAHPVVAGKRLYLREQDKLMCYDIKE
- a CDS encoding serine/threonine-protein kinase, which gives rise to MSTTAATQAWDELAQRLDRFVEAWEVGPPSIADFLPNEPLTLRKLVLTELIKVDLELRAGNGALLLLENYAEAFPELLENGEPPCDLIYEEYHVRRNQQTNVTAGEYYERFPKSAPALRRLLGAQPTSMTTAMFPARRMEGFVAGQRLDDFELLVELGKGAFGCVFLARQLSMQRLVALKISADKGSEPQTLAQLDHPNIVRVFDQRLLAERKLRLLYMQYAPGGTLHEVLDRVRTLPDHSRSGGLLVAAVSESLARGGLLTGEESSWKRRVSKQSWAETICRIGSQLAQALDYAHKQGVLHRDVKPANVLLSADAVPKLADFNISFSSQLDGATPAAYFGGSLAYMSPEQLEACNPVHERSPAELDGRSDLYSLAVMLWELLYGERPFRDSHLQSGWTATLEDMTNIRRQAPPKRPEHLTTVDPLKQRIERVLTRALDADPNNRPADGNAFARDLLLCLNPRAWDMLHELGSGWRSFIRHRPMISLILVNFPPFAIFGAFNFFFNRHAVIVPNPELVPAFDRVSVILNTFFFPLGLILGTYFSWRVASAVKLVATGQTVSDEFSLQARRRALWLGHVIAWIGSVEWIVAGFAFPLGIHFLSGKYPPYVHFILSQTTCGLVSAGLPFLATSWLAIRVFYPTLLGPHPPDISDQRQLARLAKHSNISLLTAGVVPLLGLFMVAFWVKSEPVYSGLFIGASVLALLAAYLIHQQIRSDLAALSVATRPIDSDGASTDTVEGF
- a CDS encoding gamma-glutamylcyclotransferase family protein; this encodes MDVWYFAYGSNLLRSQMERRVGPARETPDAPRRAYLAGHQVVFNKFGRNNIDIYANLAPADSTVIGAVYCCDAVAMQKLDGFEQGYERKTVLVTDDAGAQFEAVAYFATPEHTVEEAPPTDAYLRRIVEGAREFGIPEPYVVSLLRQAGRADDWA
- a CDS encoding transglutaminase family protein, which encodes MIGLSPGSSLDRHGFLTFPFSLAGGLMLLRVGFEISFQSPQPAPMVAMLYMHPSRDATVKKAEQLQVHPNVPISTYFDIYGNRCGRIVAPAGRISFRNEAVVEDCGLPDLQVPSAMQAPVEQLPSEVLLYLLASRYCEVDSELKNIAWNLFSSTPPGWARVQAICDFAHKHIRFDYQLARATRTALEAYRERVGVCRDFMHLAITLCRCCNIPARYCTGYLGDIGVPPAASPMDFSAWFEAYLGGQWYSFDARNNTPRIGRVLMARGRDAADVALTTTFGVNTLTSFQVWTDEVK
- a CDS encoding sigma-70 family RNA polymerase sigma factor; its protein translation is MTIDDTSLHAAVRQGSTEALAQLIEMRRPHLMAFIERELGAALRRKVEVDDVFQETAAEAVRALPGADLTQREPFSWLCQIAERRIIDLHRKFFDAQKRDAAREVPLAAPAGSDSHSGGLINMLVASMTTASQAFSRNVREAKLMDAIATLPEEQREALRLRYIENLPSKEIAQKLGKSDAAIRVMLTRSLKKLQEILDKTLEK